Proteins encoded together in one Pantoea sp. CCBC3-3-1 window:
- the narL gene encoding two-component system response regulator NarL, translated as MVKEEAASILLIDDHPMLRNGVKQLIELDEALRVIGEASNGAEGVALAEQHDPDLILLDLNMPGMNGLDTLVQLRTIDLSGRIVVFSVSNHEDDVVNALKRGADGYLLKDMEPEDLLKALHQAAAGQMVLSEKLTNVLVASLRDSRLAEERDVEQLTRRERDILQLITLGMTNKAIARKLSITESTVKVHVKHLLKKMKLKSRVEAAVWALQNGYE; from the coding sequence CTGGTGAAAGAAGAAGCCGCCTCGATATTACTGATTGACGATCATCCTATGCTGCGCAATGGCGTAAAACAGCTGATTGAGCTTGATGAAGCGCTGCGGGTAATAGGTGAAGCCAGTAACGGTGCAGAGGGCGTCGCGCTGGCTGAGCAACACGATCCCGACCTGATCCTGCTGGATCTGAATATGCCCGGTATGAACGGGTTGGATACGCTGGTCCAGCTGCGTACCATCGATCTTTCCGGTCGGATTGTGGTGTTCAGCGTCTCGAATCATGAAGACGATGTGGTAAATGCTTTGAAGCGCGGTGCCGATGGCTACCTGCTGAAAGATATGGAACCCGAGGATCTGCTAAAAGCGCTGCATCAGGCTGCTGCGGGCCAGATGGTACTCAGCGAGAAGCTGACCAATGTGCTGGTGGCCAGCCTGCGCGACTCTCGCCTGGCGGAAGAGCGCGATGTAGAACAGTTAACCCGGCGAGAACGCGATATTTTACAGTTGATTACGCTGGGCATGACCAATAAAGCCATTGCCCGCAAACTGTCGATTACCGAAAGCACCGTAAAGGTTCACGTTAAGCATCTGCTGAAAAAGATGAAGCTGAAGTCACGGGTTGAAGCGGCGGTGTGGGCGTTGCAAAACGGCTATGAATGA
- a CDS encoding NarK family nitrate/nitrite MFS transporter, with protein MSQLSQQPAQQGAAVIQNWQPENNEFWQQQGKRIANRNLYISVFCLLLAFCVWMLFSAVAVNLNKVGFNFTTDQLFLLTALPSVSGALLRVPYSFVIPLFGGRRWTAFSTGILLVPCLWLGFAVQDATTAFSTFVVIALLCGFAGANFASSMGNISFFFPKAMQGGALGINGGLGNLGVSVMQFVAPLAISFAVFGAFGGGAQNVVGGEAIWLENAAWIWVPFLAVATLAAWFGMNDLAAAKSSLREQLPVLKRGHLWIMAVLYLATFGSFIGFSAGFAMLSKTQFPDVVILHYAFFGPFLGALARSAGGIISDRFGGVRVTLINFVLMTLFAALLFLTLPDANHAGSFGAFFAVFMGLFLTAGLGSGSTYQMIAVIFRRLTLERSKAEGRSEESSQHEAVTETSAALGFISAIGALGGFFIPQTFGLSLSLFGTPTAAMKIFLVFYLICVGITWLVYGRKKIA; from the coding sequence ATGTCGCAACTTTCCCAACAGCCTGCTCAACAAGGTGCTGCCGTTATCCAGAACTGGCAACCTGAAAACAACGAATTCTGGCAGCAGCAGGGAAAACGGATTGCTAATCGCAATCTGTATATTTCCGTTTTTTGTCTGCTGCTCGCTTTCTGCGTCTGGATGCTGTTCAGTGCCGTCGCGGTTAACCTGAATAAAGTCGGTTTCAACTTCACTACCGATCAGCTCTTTCTGCTGACCGCGCTGCCTTCCGTGTCCGGCGCGCTGCTGCGCGTGCCTTATTCATTTGTGATCCCGCTGTTTGGCGGTCGGCGCTGGACGGCTTTCAGTACGGGGATCCTGCTGGTTCCCTGCCTGTGGCTGGGATTTGCCGTACAGGATGCAACGACAGCGTTCAGTACGTTTGTCGTCATCGCACTGCTGTGTGGGTTTGCTGGCGCTAACTTTGCTTCCAGCATGGGCAATATCAGCTTTTTCTTTCCGAAGGCTATGCAGGGCGGGGCGTTAGGTATCAATGGCGGCCTGGGCAACCTTGGCGTCAGCGTAATGCAGTTTGTTGCTCCGCTGGCGATCTCTTTTGCTGTTTTCGGCGCTTTTGGCGGCGGCGCGCAAAACGTGGTCGGTGGCGAGGCGATTTGGTTAGAAAATGCGGCATGGATTTGGGTGCCGTTCCTGGCTGTCGCCACGCTTGCCGCATGGTTTGGCATGAACGATCTGGCGGCGGCAAAATCCTCGCTGCGTGAACAGTTGCCGGTGCTGAAACGCGGCCATCTGTGGATTATGGCGGTGCTTTATCTGGCGACTTTCGGATCGTTTATCGGCTTCTCCGCGGGTTTTGCCATGCTCTCTAAAACCCAGTTTCCTGACGTTGTGATTTTGCATTACGCCTTTTTTGGCCCCTTCCTCGGCGCGTTAGCCCGTTCAGCGGGCGGTATTATCTCCGATCGCTTTGGCGGGGTCCGCGTCACCCTGATCAATTTTGTGCTGATGACGCTGTTCGCCGCGCTGCTATTCCTGACGCTGCCGGATGCCAATCATGCGGGTTCATTTGGCGCCTTTTTTGCCGTGTTTATGGGGTTGTTTTTGACCGCGGGCCTCGGCAGCGGATCGACTTACCAAATGATCGCGGTGATCTTCCGCAGGCTTACGCTTGAACGAAGTAAAGCCGAAGGCCGGAGTGAAGAGTCATCACAGCATGAAGCCGTTACCGAAACGTCAGCCGCGCTGGGTTTTATTTCGGCAATCGGCGCGCTGGGCGGCTTCTTTATCCCGCAGACTTTCGGGCTGTCGCTGAGTTTGTTCGGCACACCAACCGCCGCAATGAAAATCTTCCTGGTGTTTTACCTGATCTGTGTCGGTATCACCTGGCTGGTTTACGGGCGTAAAAAAATCGCATAG